The Ptychodera flava strain L36383 chromosome 14, AS_Pfla_20210202, whole genome shotgun sequence genome segment CCATGTTTTGTTATTTGAATTAAGAACTTTCACAGCAAGAGTACGCAGatcatttttttaccaaattttatgcaCAAACGGTAAAGTTTGACAGAAAACAGTGTCAGTTCATTATTAAAGTTTCGATGTGCACGTACACCGCGTTGTCCGTCATTAAAAGAGATAACGATTTCAGCgaaatttcaacattaacaCTCACCCGAAGTTTAACGATATACTCGCCATGCACTCGGTTCTTGTCGGCTCGATTAATTGGCGCCATAGTTTCTCTTTTCACAAAGCTCGGGCGACTTCCTGCGTTAGCGTCAAGGTTTACGGGTAATGCCGACACCAGGCCAAGTAACGCCGTCAATAGCAGTTTGAACATGGTCTCAGTAGTGTCCTGAAATGTAAACTGagaaattcaatataaaaaacaaaaacaacaaatccTTGGTGCACCAAGCGACCGAATTTTGTTCTCATGTAATGGTATTCTTCAGTAACTGTGATTCCTTACATGTATGAAAAGATAATACTAAAAACATATGATCACGGAAATATACCTTCGCCATGAAGTTTAAAAAGTAACTGTAAATATAACTACATAATGTAAAGTTAGGTTAAAGTcttatttcacttgaaatttatgaaaaagtgCAGGATTCTTACCAAAAATGGTTAACGGGCGAAAGTGCGGGAAACATTTATCCGTTTTTCACATAAATTGAATGGACCGCATAAGACATGCTCACAAGAACACTACAGTCCTCATGGAAGTGTCGAACCTAGCCTTGTGCTAGTAGGCATGCACAAAATGGTTTACAATTAAGGATGGTTACTTCTGGACGCAAATGGTGATGGCTTACCAGTAGATAGTTTACCTGCAAATAAATTATGATAGCTTAAAGGATAGTTTATTCTAATAATATATACTGAACAGATGGTTGCGAATAGTGGATGTACTGGACTAGATAATTATGTCATTTATATGTTGCGCATATATCGATCAAGATCATGAACCGAGTTAATTGTCAcgtatttttctttctttaaccGTAGAAATTCATATTTGTATCTTCACCACTGATAGGTGGCATGGTTCGCTTGACCTTCGCGATTGCACTATAAACTGCGCAATCACTTGCCGATGTCAACACAAGAAACAGGACAGAATTTGCTGATTGCCCCGGCAAACTTAATCTGTGAGGACCTGAGGGTACGTCAGCAGATTTTGTGCAAAGTGTGCGGACAGTTCATGAACGACCGTCGGACTCAAAAATTGTCAGGCATAATTCACATGCAGTTGTATATGACACTTTGTCACACTCGCGTCTCGTAAAAATGACGTAAATTATATTTTGACACATGATGATATTCTTGTTATTTCACCGGTTCATCCCGATAGTTATAAAGGACATCTTATACTTACAATAAAGAAATGGACTTCAGGGAGCTTAGGAGGCATGGCtttatgataaaaaaatgaGCAATTACACCTAGGAAAATATAATACGCGACGCGATGTTCCCCTTGCCAAACTAGTGACCAATTAAGTAGACCGTCcctattttcatcacatttcaaATGATAATACAGGATACTGTGTCATGTTCGTCATACCTTTTAACGAGTTAAAAAGGCCTCgtgaaaaattcacattttatgtTGCATGTGATATCACTTGGCGACCCAGCAGTCGTTATAACTCCGCTGTGTTTGTAAAAGTAATACATATTGAAATAGTCTTATTTGTCTAAATCTACTTCGATAATAATTAACAGAAGTGTTCTGTCTAATAACATTTTGTCGTCAGAGAAAATTGAACCGATGCATAGCAAGTATTTAAAAATCACATGTGAACATGACTGGATCAGCTTTTTCAGCTGGATCAGAAGCGTAAAACATCAGTGGAAGTTGCCAGACGTTAATGATGGACGATGACGGACAGACGCTGACTAACAGTCgctattttgttacaaattcatGGTGACAATCTCCGAGTTGATGACTGAGGCCTGTGCTAAAACGACCATCCGTCGGTGTAATTACGTACTCTAATGGATACCTGATATAGAAGTGGTATTTATAGAAAACTTTGCTGCTATAAAAGTCGTCACATTGATAATTCAATTTAAAATAAGTGTATCTGACTCGCCCATTTCTCCATAATGTCCATTTTACTATACAAAGCattgaataaaatttacatataaacacATCTGTGAAAGGATCTAACTCAGTACCTCAACACACAGACAttccatacatgtatacatgcaaCACACATTTCTAATAATATCAAAGCCATATGGTGCGTGAccattttatttgacttgattAGATATTGTAATGGCACGACATTGCGTACCTAGAATCTCTAGCACGGAAGCTCACACACTAAAGAGGTTGTAAACAGGCAATACAAGTAAATCCCATTCATATGAGGCTAAAATTGGCGCATTTTTGTTTCCAGCATGCTAAAGGTGACTGTTCCTGAAAGTGCGCTGTCCGTAGAGGTGCCCTACCCTACAAGCTGCTAGGAGGTTTAACTGCATCTAGTGAGACCATGCATTCTACAAACATTTGCTACTGGATTCTTACAATGAATAACGAGCGTGTTAGGGGTGCTTATAATGTCCTGACATTGAACCTCCACTCGATTACATACCTAAATAACTAATGCCTAACCATATTTGACCATATTGTCAGagtacatttcatttttacatTATTTGCAGGATGCAAAGACATTAAAAGCGAACAGAGCAATAATTGTTTGATGTCACTCTTATAAAAATGTCTAATTTTTCGGTATCCAATCTAGCGTCACAATATAATgccattttttaatttcacattTAGAGATTTTTGAAATTATAGCAGGTCAACTTAAGTTTACGATTATTAGAAAGGGGTTCATAGATGAATTCACACAGGGTAACACATGAAATATAAACAGATCTCACACTACTTGatgttaaaggggaagttcgccaaggatgatttttacttATGTGGTAGCTCTATGGTCATTTgcccaggaaaaactatttcgcacaattaaaaaaaacccgatacaaatagtacaggaagttgcctatgtaatttgaatcatgggaaaaaagctcccagcttggagcttgcattatgtgatatggaagggatcATCTTCGgccgggtatggcccccacattgacCACTAACAGTAACACACTAGTAaaaagcaacacaaaatctgacagtggacagtttattataagtgattcatcgtttatgcaaggatactcagtataaacaaaagttatgtaaatatgcacagcctggtttgagcgtgggtgagtggacaatgccattaCCATGGGAagaatggtcccttccatatcacattatgcaagctccaagcttggcgctttttcccatgattcaaatgaCATGGGCAATTTCCTGTACTAATTTTATcggtttttttgtgaaaaaatcgCGCGacttataaatggtgaaaatagcttttcaggggtaagtgaccacaaagctagcacagatgtaaaaatcatccttggtgaactccCCCTTTAACGAGAAAACAGCTTTAACATTCTCATTGTATTGTCATTCTATAAAATTGTTAAGTCTCGTCAACTCAACTCATCAATATCCAGTTTCGTGGTTGGCAAATAAATTATAGACCGTACTTATATGGAGTCGTCTTCAGTAACAGTGGATAATACACGTACACGCTGTAGTGACAAGCTGAATTTCATGCATTTCTAAATGACGTTTACATAGAACAAGAAACATTATTCTACAAATAgaacaaaatatcaacaaaagtatCAAGAACGATAAAGTGGAATAATGACTAAATTCATCAAAGAATCCATAGGAAAGTAACTGATTGTTTTAACTATTAAAATGACACTAATGACACACATATATACCATAGTCATTTTTAAACAATGACACAACTATTGTTTAGCAACTCCTTGTTATGGACAGTTATTCTGTAGACACTTACAATTTGAATCTTTCGACCTTTTTTAGAATCCAATAGATTTTTCAGgagtttattttttaaacataTAACGTTAACACTTGCGCATCTAAGCTACTCGGTCATCgaaaatttgcatttgtccaTACACGGTAAAAACGGAGTGTCAGCATTGTGCAGCTCATGGAAAGGTTAAAAATGTATAATTGGCATCTCCATGTGACAGAATTACTTTAACTGGTAATGAGCTAACGAGTAACACATCTTTCGAACTCTAATTTTGTCTCATTAAAACTGGAAAACCTAAATTCCAAGGGAATTAATTTTAAACGAGACATGAAGAGCATTTGATCTATATGTTTTTGCTCATCATATTCTCTTCAATCATGCTTTCATCCTCTGAGTTTTTGTCATCGTGCTTCTCGTTGTCTTTTTCGCTGTAATTTCTTTTCCAGCCCAATGGTCTGAAAAGGGAAACATGGGTAGGTAACATTTTGAACgataaatcaataaaattattttaagcCATTGAATCTTTATCTGtatatatttgaatatattcCCATAGACCAAACacctttgaatgaatgaatgaatgaatgaatgaatgaatgaatgaatgaatgtatgtatgtatgtatgtacgtgtatatatatatatatatatatatatatatatatatatatatataagcttatattacattatgtaatttatatatattatattatattatattatggaCAATCGATTATTACGTAGGTACGCCATTGTAGTCTCGTCTAACTTGTCGACTTTGTTCCCATGGCAGCATGATGTGTAAAGGTCCAGTTAAAGCCTACATTTGTAATGTTTACTAACATGGCACGCTGCGAATGATGAGAGGAAATAGCAAACACTCATACTTATTTTAGTGACAAATGAAACCCACCTAAGAAATCTTGCCAACAAGATAGGATCGACAATCTTCTCTCTCTCACTTGGTACAACGATCCGTACAATCTCGCTGCCGAATATGCCGATCAATATCGTGGCAACTGCTCCATAGCAACCATACATCAAAAATGACACCTTTAATATCATGGAAAAGTACAATTACTGAAATGGTATAGACTTTCCTCTACGGTAAAGCAGAATGCACAGAATAAATTTAGAATATAGATAATGATGACGAATTCGCCATTGTGAGGACCGAAGACCTGTATTCTGCTGAAATATGCTTCAAGTCCTGAGACTTAATGGTTCAtctcaaaattttgttacaatgacATGTTGTAATGACGGAAATTGAAAATCATGCATTTATATATGACCAGGTCAATGTTTTCACACATACCCTGTACAGACCGAGTGCTTCTTCCAGTCTACCCTGGTTAACATATGCTCCAAAAGTTATCCAAGCTGCAAAAGCGAACCCAAAGAACGTGCCGCACAGCATACCACTGTGAACGACAAAAAATTAAGTTACAATTTTTCGCTAGGTGCAGTTTATTGGGAGATGGGAGAATTAACACGcgtttttgaatatttaaaatgCTATAGACAAGCCTGGTTTGTGATGAGTCTCATTATTATAATGGTGTGTCTTGTCGATTTAGTGACGACTAAGAAACGGACACTAGTACGTTACTCTGTGTGTCCTTCCTTTTCAATATATTCATATAGGAATGCTATATACATGCCGCAGTTTTGACCACTTTTTCGCGTCTGTAAACTTTTAACCAaggaaatgttgataaaatgttgcccgGCACGATTTTGACCCATCATTTTGTAGAAAATGGAGTTTTGACGCTATTGTTTCGGCCACAATTTAGACTTTTGAAGACAATTTTAACGGAATATATAGAGTTACTTCTTTGTGATTCGAACTGTCTAGGGTACACTTGCACTCATAGGGGGttcacgcccccccccccccaagtgaTACCCTGATAGATCTAGAGAGTAGATTTGTGCGTAACAATTCTGCGTTCGTCTGAATGGCTGGAAATATCGAGAGTGCacataaaaataatttgcacCTACATTCCGTTTGCCCGCTTGTACATCATTCCCAAGCCGAACGTCGCCAAGATTGGCGCACCGGTTATTGACAGAATTGTTACGCCGAGTACCAGCAGGCTACCGAGATTACTTGCCAGAAACGCTAACCCAATCCCAGAGACTCCATAGAAAAAGGCTGGAAATACATACAAGTAATTTTATCGTACGCTCCTTTGCTTTGTGTGACCAAAAGCTTATGTGAACCCATTCAAAACATGTCTCCCTCTAACGGTGGACTGTAGACAATCGATTGTGTCGTTGTGGTGTTTACTTCACTAAGTATGCAATTGATAGAAGTCTGTTTCGCGGGCACAGGCCTCGTATACCTTCAGCACTCAAACTTGAGCCTTCAGTTCTCGTTGTGAGGGAAAGTATATAATTACCTCTGTAAGGTACTAGCCATACAGGCTGTAAGTCAACATGTTAGGAAAAGGCTCGAAGGATGTAAATAGTCCACTTTTACGGCAACTCTTCAACGAATGATGCAGAAATTCCTAGGAAATATTTCTGAGAGACCGAGTTGAGACAGTTGTATTactcctatttgtaacaatcaaccctatttgtaacaaaaccaaattttcaaaaaaaactttgccgtatttgttgaaatcttaatgaaatatgcatatttgtatgtttggggcaattttctttttttttccttgtcgaaactcattttttctgatACTGCTTTTGTatcaaaacctaattttaaaaaaactttgccgtatttgttgaaatcttaatgaaatgtgcatatttgtatttttgggaacgattcttatttttttttccttatCGAAACTCATTTATTCTGAAACTGCTCtaaagattaaatttcgttgtgcaggttccttggGATAATAGGTCTACTCGTAAAAGATAatcaagttgtgcagatacatgcaaAAAGTTTGTCTCGggtcaattttcaccaatttcggtcaaaatatcaaaaaatcttgttttctgacaaaaatcatactaaccctatatggggttaatttttgttacaaatagggttgattattacaaataggggtaaacATGTCACCCATATTtataacaatcaacccaatttgtaacaaaagcagtttcagaaaaaatgaatttcGACGAGGATTCAAGCCACTTACTCAAAATCTTGGAAATGAAGGTATCTCTTCTGTCGTTCTTGTTTGTTGACTTTCCATGTCTTTTGGCCTGCCACTCACGGTACGGTTTTATGTAGTCTTCTAACGTGATGGCAGTCATTGCATTCAACGAGGAAGACACCGAACTATGattatagtaaaaaataaatcGATGGCAAGCTGACAACAGCGATATTGTGTCCTAGTTATATTTAGAAAGATTTTGGTCATGTGACacatgaatttcaaagatctATGTCTCCGAAACTTTCCTACATTTCCGATATGCAATTACATTCGATGAGGAGAAACTATGGCCCTAAATGATCAGTTTTCCTTTCTTCCTACTCCCGACACGGAAACTGGTCATCCCACTGCAAAAGCTCCCACTGTCCTCTGCTCGCCGTGTGCTTTTGCCTTCTCATTTTGCTCAACCCTTTGacttttcaaaagtttaaatacaatttcttcatcaactcataATGGAGAGTTGCCCTACAATCCCAACCCCCGACCGCGAAGCAACTATTTGCGAACACATTTTTGCATGAATGAACAATCTAGCTAACTTGCTCTGTAGACGGGAAGTGGTCATCCAAGCTGTGACCACTGTATGGAGATGGGCTGGATGTGACCACTGTGTGTATGGAGATGGGCTGGGTACCGCAGATGTGCTTTTCAACACtgcctttatattataatacATTGAATTCTTGTAAGGACAATGAAAGAGCAAAGAAATTCGGGAGTGTCTTGTGGAGAAGTAAAACTGGTTTCACTATCGATAGATCTGGGGATGACGATTTGTTTTACATGGAGAAGCGACAATCCACACACATCTCTTATTCTTCACTAGCCTAGGTGTGCATTGCAAGCCTGTGCAGGCGATTGAATGCAAATCTAATTGGCTGGTCAAACTGATATCATTGCTAATGGCTCCTCTCAGGTAATTTAAGATTTCTCAAATTTCTTGAAGGCAATCACTCTCCCCGCCTATCCAACAAAGGTATCGTGATGCCGTGAACGCTCATCATTCGTATAGTACTGTAGGCTGAAGACGTTGAACGTTGAAGGGTATAATTTCCCGCAACATATCAGACATGGTAcctcaaatgtttttctctttctccCCCTCATGGTACCGAAGCTAACAGCCCATCGCATCTTACCTCAGGGTTCCAGCAAATAGACATGCTACGAATAGCCCTTGAATACCAGAAATGTGACCGAACTGAGAGCTGATGAAATATACCAGGATCTGTGGCCGTAGAAGAATGATAAAATGGTTTACCGGTAAAGGTCTTCGTGACCGTAATAGCATACACATATATCGCCACAGTCATGCACTGCGTTACAAAACTCTATCATAATCAAACTTAAACTTCACCGGACAGCTCATGGGACAGCAGACATTTTTCGTTGACACAAGCCATCGACATAAATTGCGTACACGTATGCGACCAAGACAACGTCTCAGAATTTTCGTTTCTTTTCAGTATGACAATCTCACTTTATTCCTTCCCCGCACACTTCAACACAGATATGTAAAATCATGAATAGATATAAAAGCGAATCGTTATATTGCAAACAGAATCCAATCGTTCAAAGTTCCAGTATTCCTCGTACACATCCACTTGGTTCCGACTGAGAGGCAATCTAGCTATGGCGACATGATCATATCACAATATTGCACTTCAGAATTTATCAGGGCCCTGTAATAACTCAAATCGTGTTACAAAGGCGTCATAAAAGCAACTAAACACAACCTGGTCAGTAGAGCTGTAATTCGGTTCATATCGCACTGGCGTATCAGGAACAGGCAACGGGATTTTGGATTCTGTAGTTAAAAGTACAAGATTAGCAAGCATCTGATATTGCGGACAAAGTACAGCCATTGTCAACATACAGGACTTTTAAAACATAAGTTGttctatttcacaaaatgttctTTCAAACATGTAAACTTAAGTGCAATTTGATTAAAGTATTGATATTTCCGGGAAATGGATACAGCCTTGCCTTTTACGGAAATCGCGATTAGTCTGTCTGTCCCTGCTATACAAATCCATTGATCAACATGAGAAACGACGACGGGAACTACCTCTCTTTAGAGGGTGACACTCTTACCTGTTGGTAGGGAGG includes the following:
- the LOC139150631 gene encoding putative sodium-dependent multivitamin transporter translates to MTAITLEDYIKPYREWQAKRHGKSTNKNDRRDTFISKILTFFYGVSGIGLAFLASNLGSLLVLGVTILSITGAPILATFGLGMMYKRANGIGMLCGTFFGFAFAAWITFGAYVNQGRLEEALGLYRVSFLMYGCYGAVATILIGIFGSEIVRIVVPSEREKIVDPILLARFLRPLGWKRNYSEKDNEKHDDKNSEDESMIEENMMSKNI